A DNA window from Drosophila sechellia strain sech25 chromosome X, ASM438219v1, whole genome shotgun sequence contains the following coding sequences:
- the LOC6619584 gene encoding uncharacterized protein LOC6619584 has protein sequence MRNIRNLKDPTTWTRILLPFLSCLLLAVQADLVNVTCGEYGNTITCDCNNSDQTMGLPLLRGNVYIIEIRNCRDLLVEANRLANTMGLRKVVFRQVGQLVLREHALSVPRYASNKALIVEFEKTNLKLIESHAINGNIEEISFVGGRIELMKPFGFTTTKDSAILLKLDGVTVQRIESQAFKKFAVEQMSIANCQFLGDLPTRAFYELEVSNELSLRGNQFQEVHSHAFSFKLVSKLSLSDNHFLSVDGEWLEAQIRDAATIRGNEFGATSEIAFRSLTVHRSYQLSERLELRFHNNSLRSSRPGADPRVDGTAENVTPQPLRFDNSFALNVRDIRYDNAWSCEQLDRNVEPPLPRAEFFRLHSDQLMFHPPNFGGQGQIQPYIPLRSLITDECRERTYMAYIISGSVLLGLLLLLLILLLWWRVVQKRRRRKLDVVQPEPRTYKETQIVYQIENAGLLKTDL, from the exons ATGCGGAATATCAGAAATCTCAAGGATCCGACGACATGGACGCGGATACTCCTGCCGTTCCTCTCCTGCCTACTCCTCGCTGTCCAGGCGGATCTGGTGAATGTCACCTGCGGGGAGTACGGCAATACCATCACTTGCGACTGCAATAACTCCGACCAG ACCATGGGTTTGCCATTGTTGCGCGGAAATGTCTACATTATTGAGATCCGCAATTGCCGCGATCTTCTGGTGGAGGCCAATCGGCTGGCGAACACGATGGGCCTGCGCAAGGTGGTCTTCCGCCAGGTGGGCCAACTGGTGCTCCGGGAGCACGCGCTCAGTGTGCCGCGATATGCCAGCAATAAGGCACTGATCGTGGAGTTCGAGAAGACGAACCTCAAGCTGATCGAATCGCATGCCATCAACGGCAACATCGAGGAGATCTCATTCGTGGGCGGGCGGATTGAGCTAATGAAGCCTTTCGGGTTCACCACCACGAAGGATAGTGCCATACTGCTCAAGCTGGACGGGGTCACCGTTCAGCGCATCGAGAGTCAA GCCTTTAAGAAATTCGCCGTGGAGCAGATGAGCATCGCCAACTGCCAATTCCTGGGCGATCTGCCCACGCGCGCCTTCTACGAGCTCGAGGTGAGCAACGAGCTGAGTCTGCGAGGTAATCAGTTCCAGGAGGTCCACTCCCATGCCTTCTCCTTCAAGC TTGTCTCCAAGTTAAGCCTGAGTGATAACCATTTCCTGTCCGTGGATGGTGAGTGGTTGGAAGCCCAAATCAGAGATGCGGCGACAATACGAGGGAACGAGTTCGGCGCCACCAGTGAGATTGCCTTTCGCAGCCTCACGGTTCATCGTTCGTATCAGTTGAGCGAGCGTCTGGAGCTGCGTTTCCACAACAACAGTCTGCGCAGCTCGCGACCAGGTGCAGATCCTCGAGTCGATGGCACCGCCGAGAATGTGACACCACAGCCCCTCCGATTCGACAATAGCTTCGCGCTCAACGTACGCGACATCCGCTATGATAATGCCTGGAGCTGTGAGCAGCTGGACAGGAATGTGGAGCCACCATTGCCGCGAGCGGAGTTCTTCCGACTGCACAGCGATCAGCTGATGTTCCATCCGCCCAATTTTGGCGGACAAGGCCAAATCCAGCCGTATATCCCACTGCGATCCCTGATCACGGATGAGTGCCGGGAGCGCACCTATATGGCCTATATAATCTCGGGTAGTGTTCTTCTgggactgctgctgctcctcctgatCCTTTTGCTGTGGTGGCGCGTAGTCCAGAAGCGACGACGTCGCAAGCTGGACGTAGTGCAGCCAGAACCACGCACTTACAAGGAAACCCAGATAGTATACCAAATCGAGAACGCTGGCCTGCTAAAGACTGATTTGTAG
- the LOC6619583 gene encoding uncharacterized protein LOC6619583 has product MNSRWIAPVLIGIIISFSGHDALTYPERFDRLPTWGGHSQIGGGALLYPAHRENRENRVDLCRHCFCIHLKAICDYKLNKTLSNEFNDKLLVPLNIKYIEVRLTAGTQFVMYENFFQDNQVNYFGVIGVGKDDQVEITSNAFSHNKGGFPNIEIRSVLRVFLREKFLTGADYKLLVEDVAQLSVFSNALQMTNLDCSLKRIKELNLMKNAFNPGVAKYGINLRIEDSNINQLGIFGVSMGKVSLLRCHIDMIMSNAFDVTSIKELIIEGCNIEVIESQALTNKLHSDKVAIVDTVIGTIEGQAISQSGITTMIMFGNTITKIRSNAIQIVAVSLFIRNNSMSHVEPNWLSVSQADQVEIANNRFQNYGRCELNIGSSNCSFRNNILQNPQSGSLNFTCRVYQVRVGTECSCNKSWLSELTDHDLESEILCQLAERDGNCFNATNTDVRRYVNEACASNVTRYCMGGQWVTKAASDQSSDSGKLTIGMIALGIVILTLLLVTIVCVLAKNWGSGSGTAGGCQSADKCLIEEDIRDQLRQRAQELSGGSATRKGILKLINGHLSKKECNDRVFLILDNMPQKSQAIESLLLRHISQSHMEASDSDAYASTVFTDSANATAPPPPPSAPSPSASQGGLEDEHIYQVPDQQRPLICEYSLPPQQVEHTYSVPDNDISKYDNDHNLNYDCTGTNISYSSVQSLDPSPNGPLLPIAVV; this is encoded by the exons ATGAATTCGCGATGGATTGCTCCGGTCCTAATCGGCATAATCATTTCGTTTTCTGGCCATGATGCACTAACCTATCCGGAGCGCTTCGATCGCCTGCCCACGTGGGGTGGTCATTCCCAAATTGGTGGGGGTGCGCTCCTGTATCCCGCCCACCGGGAGAATCGGGAGAACAGGGTGGACCTGTGCCGGCACTGTTTCTGCATTCATCTCAAGGCGATCTGCGATTACAAGCTGAACAAAACG CTCTCGAACGAATTTAACGATAAGCTATTGGTGCCGCtgaacataaaatatattgaagTGCGACTGACTGCTGGCACCCAGTTCGTGATGTACGAGAACTTCTTCCAGGACAACCAGGTGAACTACTTTGGTGTGATCGGAGTGGGGAAAGATGACCAGGTGGAAATAACCAGCAATGCATTTAGCCACAACAAAGGCGGCTTTCCCAACATCGAAATAAGAAGTGTATTGCGGGTTTTCCTGCGCGAGAAATTCCTGACCG GTGCGGACTACAAGCTGCTGGTGGAGGATGTTGCTCAGCTGTCCGTATTCTCCAATGCCCTTCAGATGACCAATCTGGACTGTTCCCTCAAGCGGATCAAGGAGCTGAATCTGATGAAGAACGCTTTCAATCCTGGCGTTGCCAAGTATGGGATAAAT CTCCGCATCGAGGACTCGAACATCAATCAGCTGGGTATCTTCGGCGTGTCCATGGGCAAGGTGAGCCTGTTGCGCTGCCACATCGACATGATCATGAGCAACGCCTTCGATGTCACCAGCATCAAGGAGCTGATCATCGAGGGCTGCAATATCGAGGTGATCGAGTCCCAGGCGCTaaccaacaaattgcataGCGATAAGGTGGCCATCGTGGACACGGTGATCGGTACGATTGAGGGTCAGGCGATCAGTCAGAGCGGTATAACCACCATGATTATGTTTGGCAATAC AATCACAAAAATACGTTCGAATGCCATTCAAATAGTGGCCGTTAGTCTGTTCATACGCAACAATTCAATGAGCCACGTGGAGCCCAATTGGTTGAGTGTCAGCCAGGCCGATCAAGTGGAAATTGCCAATAATCGCTTCCAGAACTACGGACGCTGCGAGCTGAACATTGGCTCCTCGAATTGCAGTTTTCGCAACAATATACTGCAGAATCCGCAGTCGGGTAGCCTCAATTTCACATGTCGCGTCTACCAGGTGCGCGTGGGCACCGAGTGTTCGTGCAACAAATCCTGGCTATCGGAGCTAACCGATCACGATCTGGAATCGGAAATCCTCTGCCAGCTGGCAGAGCGTGATGGCAACTGCTTCAATGCCACCAATACGGATGTCCGCCGGTATGTCAACGAGGCATGTGCCAGCAATGTGACCCGTTACTGTATGGGTGGCCAGTGGGTGACCAAGGCGGCCAGTGATCAGTCCAGCGACTCCGGCAAATTGACCATCGGAATGATAGCCCTTGGGATTGTAATTTTAACACTCTTGCTTGTTACCATTGTCTGTGTGTTGGCCAAGAACTGGGGCAGTGGAAGCGGCACCGCTGGCGGTTGCCAGTCCGCTGATAAATGCCTAATCGAGGAGGACATTCGCGACCAACTGCGCCAGCGCGCACAGGAACTAAGCGGGGGCAGTGCCACGCGCAAGGGCATACTGAAGCTGATCAACGGTCATCTGAGCAAGAAGGAGTGCAACGATCGGGTCTTCCTTATACTGGACAACATGCCGCAAAAATCGCAGGCGATCGAAAGCCTGCTGCTTAGGCACATATCACAGAGTCACATGGAGGCCAGTGACAGTGATGCTTATGCCAGCACCGTCTTTACTGACAGTGCCAATGCAacagcaccaccaccgccgcccagCGCGCCCAGTCCCAGTGCCAGTCAGGGCGGACTCGAAGATGAGCACATCTACCAAGTGCCCGATCAGCAGCGACCGCTCATCTGCGAGTACTCATTGCCGCCGCAACAAGTCGAGCATACGTACTCCGTGCCGGATAATGACATCAGTAAGTACGACAATGACCACAACCTCAACTACGACTGCACTGGCACCAACATCAGCTATAGTTCCGTGCAATCCTTGGATCCAAGTCCGAACGGGCCCCTACTGCCGATTGCAGTAGTCTAG